In Rattus norvegicus strain BN/NHsdMcwi chromosome 1, GRCr8, whole genome shotgun sequence, a genomic segment contains:
- the Or52n3 gene encoding olfactory receptor Olr171, which translates to MPGVNTSSLTPRYFILNGIPGLEAAHIWISLPFCFMYLIAVTGNCGLIYLISHEEALHRPMYYFLAMLSATDVSGCNTMVPSMLCIFWFSLKEIDFNACLVQMFFIHMLTGMESGVLTLMALDRYVAICYPLRYSSILTNTMITKIGIAALIRSVLLMIPFAFLIKRLPYCRGNLIHHTYCDHMAVAKLSCGNIKINAVYGLIAAVFIGGFDLFCIFMSYAMIIHAVVKLSSADARHKAFSTCTSHICAIIITYVPAFFNFFTHRFGRTTIPHHIHIIIANLYLLLPPTLNPIVYGVKTKQIREGVIKMFVRQKDV; encoded by the coding sequence ATGCCTGGGGTCAATACCTCTAGCCTGACACCAAGATACTTTATCCTCAATGGGATTCCTGGGTTGGAAGCTGCACACATCTGGATCTCTCTGCCGTTCTGCTTTATGTACCTCATTGCTGTCACAGGTAACTGTGGACTAATCTATCTCATCAGCCATGAGGAGGCCTTGCATCGGCCTATGTACTACTTTCTAGCCATGTTGTCTGCTACAGATGTTTCTGGGTGTAATACAATGGTCCCCAGTATGTTATGCATCTTTTGGTTCAGTCTTAAGGAGATTGATTTCAATGCCTGCCTTGTACAGATGTTTTTCATCCACATGTTAACAGGCATGGAGTCTGGAGTGCTCACACTTATGGCTCTTGACCGCTATGTGGCTATATGCTATCCATTACGTTATTCTAGTATCCTTACCAACACTATGATTACTAAGATTGGAATAGCAGCACTCATTCGAAGTGTGTTACTCATGAtcccctttgctttcctgatCAAGCGTCTTCCATACTGTAGAGGAAACCTCATCCACCACACCTATTGTGATCACATGGCTGTGGCCAAGCTATCCTGTGGCAACATTAAGATTAATGCTGTCTATGGTCTTATAGCTGCTGTATTTATTGGGGGCTTTGATTTGTTCTGCATCTTCATGTCTTATGCCATGATTATTCATGCTGTGGTAAAGCTGTCTTCTGCAGATGCTCGCCATAAAGCCTTCAGTACCTGCACATCACACATATGTGCTATTATTATTACCTATGTCCCAGCCTTCTTCAACTTTTTCACTCATCGCTTTGGGAGAACCACTATACCCCATCATATCCACATTATTATAGCCAACCTGTATCTGTTGCTACCTCCCACCTTGAATCCAATTGTATATGGAGTAAAGACCAAGCAGATTCGTGAAGGAGTGATCAAAATGTTTGTTAGACAAAAAGATGTTTGA